Proteins encoded within one genomic window of Halobacteroides halobius DSM 5150:
- the flhB gene encoding flagellar biosynthesis protein FlhB encodes MPDEEKTEDPTPKRRQEARKEGQVAQSKELNSALTLLFSFIIFYFTMSKMIKEIIEFLTKVYTQYFTMQLSAHNFHTLFIEIMFFILKLVAPIMIGVAAIGVLAIYLQIGFLFTTKPLKPSFSKLNPIEGFKQLFSKRSVVELIKSLFKIGVIGYICYITIAGIVPELVLLTQGGVEIALNLLADTAYSLGMRVSAAFIILGIADLFYQKWEHTQQLKMSKKEVEDEQKEQDGNPEVKSERQKRQQEMAQSRMMQDVPDADVVITNPTHIAVALKFDIETMEAPVVVAMGQDEVARKIKEVAKEYEIEIVEEKPLARALYKMVDIGDQIPAELYQAVAGILAYVYKLDRKV; translated from the coding sequence ATGCCTGATGAAGAGAAAACGGAGGACCCCACCCCCAAACGAAGGCAAGAAGCAAGAAAAGAAGGACAAGTAGCTCAAAGTAAAGAGTTAAATAGTGCTTTAACTTTATTATTTAGTTTTATAATCTTTTATTTTACAATGTCTAAAATGATAAAAGAAATAATTGAATTTTTAACTAAAGTATATACTCAATATTTTACTATGCAATTATCTGCTCATAATTTTCATACTTTATTTATTGAAATAATGTTCTTTATTTTAAAGTTGGTAGCTCCAATTATGATTGGTGTAGCTGCAATTGGGGTTTTAGCTATTTACTTGCAGATTGGTTTTTTATTTACGACTAAACCATTAAAACCTAGTTTTAGTAAACTGAATCCAATCGAAGGCTTTAAACAATTATTTTCTAAACGATCTGTAGTTGAATTAATTAAATCATTATTTAAAATAGGAGTTATAGGTTATATATGTTATATAACTATAGCTGGAATAGTCCCTGAATTAGTTTTATTAACTCAAGGTGGAGTTGAGATAGCTTTGAATTTATTAGCAGATACTGCTTATTCTCTAGGAATGAGGGTTAGTGCTGCTTTTATAATATTAGGGATAGCTGATTTATTTTATCAAAAGTGGGAGCATACACAACAGCTGAAGATGAGTAAAAAGGAAGTAGAAGATGAACAAAAAGAACAAGACGGAAATCCAGAAGTTAAGTCTGAGCGTCAGAAGAGACAACAAGAGATGGCCCAAAGTAGGATGATGCAAGATGTGCCTGATGCTGATGTAGTAATTACTAACCCTACTCATATAGCAGTAGCTCTTAAGTTTGATATAGAGACAATGGAGGCTCCTGTAGTAGTAGCTATGGGCCAAGATGAAGTAGCTCGCAAGATAAAAGAAGTTGCCAAAGAATATGAAATTGAAATAGTCGAAGAGAAACCATTAGCTAGAGCTTTATATAAGATGGTAGATATTGGAGATCAAATTCCTGCCGAGTTATATCAGGCAGTAGCTGGAATATTAGCTTATGTCTATAAGTTAGATAGAAAAGTGTGA
- the flhA gene encoding flagellar biosynthesis protein FlhA — MASTSQGLVGSISEYNDLIFAIAVIMIVVMFIIPLPTILLDILLTLNISLALTILLVAMYLSDPLELSVFPSLLLIATLFRLGLNVSTTRLILSQGSAGQVIEAFGSFVLGGNYIVGVVIFIILVVIQFMVITKGSERVSEVTARFTLDAMPGKQMSIDADLSSGLITEAEARAKREKIRQEADFYGAMDGASKFVKGDAIAGIVITLINILGGLTIGVIQQGMPITDALQTYTLLTVGDGLVSQIPALLISTATGIVVTRAASEGNLGSDFTKQLFAQPKALWLVAGVLSILGILTPLPTIPFVGLALLFAGLSYLLYENQQTAQLEEEFKEEDQEAEEYREEESIADLLQVDPMELEVGYNLIPLVVPEQGGDLLDRVSMIRRQCALELGIVIPPIRIRDNMQLEPDYYQVNLRGIQIASHEIKVDKYMAMDSGMATEEIQGIETTEPAFDLPALWIDEEQKERAEMSGYTVVDPPSVMATHLTELVKDHAYELLGRQEVKELIDNVKEDYPAVVDELIPDLLSIGQVQKVLQNLLKERVSVRDLVSILEVLADQAHNTQDTDILTEYVRQDALSRQISKKYKDEQGNLHVLTLDSQVEETISNSIEQTEQGSYIALDPNLAQQIYNSLAQMVEQMVNQGYDPIVLTSPILRFHFKELTEQVVPNLTVLSFNELESDVNVQNLGAVTI, encoded by the coding sequence TTGGCTTCAACTTCACAAGGTTTAGTAGGGAGTATAAGTGAGTATAATGATTTAATTTTTGCTATAGCAGTAATTATGATTGTAGTAATGTTTATTATTCCTTTACCAACTATTTTATTAGATATATTATTAACTTTAAATATTAGTTTAGCATTGACTATATTATTAGTAGCTATGTATTTATCTGATCCTTTAGAGTTATCTGTCTTTCCCTCATTACTATTAATTGCTACTCTTTTTCGCCTAGGCTTGAATGTATCAACCACTAGATTAATCTTAAGTCAAGGGAGTGCAGGACAGGTAATAGAAGCTTTTGGTAGCTTTGTATTAGGTGGTAATTACATCGTTGGGGTAGTTATCTTTATTATTTTAGTAGTTATTCAATTTATGGTAATTACTAAAGGATCGGAGCGTGTATCAGAGGTTACAGCTAGATTTACTTTAGATGCTATGCCTGGAAAGCAAATGAGTATTGATGCCGATTTAAGTTCTGGTTTAATCACAGAAGCGGAAGCAAGGGCCAAACGAGAAAAAATCAGACAAGAAGCAGATTTTTATGGTGCTATGGATGGTGCCAGTAAATTTGTTAAAGGAGATGCTATTGCTGGAATTGTCATTACCTTAATTAATATTTTAGGTGGTTTGACTATTGGTGTTATTCAACAAGGAATGCCTATTACAGATGCTTTACAAACATATACTTTATTAACAGTAGGTGATGGACTAGTCAGTCAAATCCCAGCTTTATTAATCTCTACTGCGACTGGTATTGTAGTAACTCGTGCTGCTTCAGAAGGTAATTTAGGATCTGATTTTACTAAGCAGTTATTTGCTCAACCTAAGGCTTTATGGTTAGTTGCAGGTGTATTATCTATCTTAGGTATTTTAACGCCACTACCTACAATACCTTTTGTAGGATTAGCTTTATTATTTGCTGGATTAAGTTATTTATTATACGAAAATCAACAAACAGCTCAATTAGAGGAAGAATTTAAAGAAGAAGACCAAGAGGCTGAAGAATATCGAGAAGAAGAAAGTATTGCTGATTTATTACAGGTTGATCCAATGGAGCTAGAAGTCGGTTATAATTTGATTCCCTTAGTAGTGCCTGAACAAGGAGGGGATTTATTAGATCGGGTATCAATGATTAGACGTCAGTGTGCTTTGGAGTTAGGAATTGTAATTCCTCCTATTAGAATTAGAGATAATATGCAACTTGAACCAGATTATTACCAAGTGAATTTAAGAGGGATTCAGATAGCCAGTCATGAAATTAAGGTAGATAAGTATATGGCTATGGATTCTGGGATGGCTACTGAGGAAATCCAAGGGATAGAGACTACAGAACCTGCTTTTGATTTACCAGCTTTATGGATTGATGAAGAGCAGAAAGAAAGAGCAGAAATGTCTGGTTATACAGTAGTCGATCCTCCATCAGTGATGGCTACTCATTTGACTGAATTAGTTAAAGACCATGCTTATGAATTATTAGGTAGACAAGAGGTTAAAGAGTTAATTGATAATGTAAAAGAAGACTACCCAGCAGTGGTTGATGAATTAATTCCCGATTTATTATCAATTGGTCAAGTACAAAAAGTGTTACAGAATTTATTAAAAGAGAGGGTCTCTGTTCGTGATTTAGTCTCTATCTTAGAGGTTTTAGCAGACCAGGCACACAATACTCAAGATACAGATATTCTAACTGAATATGTAAGGCAAGATGCTTTATCACGACAAATCTCTAAAAAATACAAAGATGAACAAGGTAATTTACATGTATTAACTTTAGATTCTCAGGTTGAAGAAACTATTTCTAATTCAATCGAGCAGACTGAACAAGGCAGTTATATTGCTTTAGATCCTAACTTAGCTCAACAGATTTATAATAGTTTAGCCCAGATGGTAGAGCAAATGGTAAACCAAGGCTATGACCCAATAGTACTTACATCTCCAATTTTAAGATTTCATTTTAAAGAGTTAACTGAACAAGTGGTACCTAACTTAACTGTTCTATCCTTTAATGAACTAGAATCTGATGTTAATGTGCAAAATCTAGGGGCGGTGACAATATAA
- a CDS encoding flagellar biosynthesis protein FlhF encodes MKVKKYQADNMQEAMLKVKSDLGSDAIILHSRKFKKGGFFGFFAKKKVEVVATVEPEPATDSKDSKELKGELDQMKGMMNNLMGEIQKSKEESLAVTGNPILQKVVEALLNLGIDYSTAQDLARKIVKKTQGQVDDAEKLQQILKAEFENVINDIEPIKLEDDKTKVVAMVGPTGVGKTTTLAKLAANFSLLEGKKVGLVTADTYRIAAVDQLKTYSEIIDLPLEVAFTPQELTTAIDKYQGYDLVLVDTAGRSQNNQMHISELKSFIKKSEIDEVYLVLSATTKTSDLKKIIKVYTELEINKLILTKLDETDSLGIVFEAALEANKPLSYVTVGQDVPEDIKLPESKELIDDILEGLDL; translated from the coding sequence ATGAAAGTAAAAAAATACCAAGCTGATAATATGCAGGAGGCCATGTTAAAGGTTAAATCAGACTTAGGATCTGATGCTATTATTTTACATAGTCGTAAGTTTAAAAAGGGTGGTTTTTTTGGTTTTTTTGCTAAAAAAAAGGTTGAAGTTGTAGCTACTGTAGAGCCAGAGCCTGCAACTGATTCTAAAGATAGCAAGGAGTTAAAAGGTGAATTAGATCAAATGAAGGGGATGATGAATAATTTAATGGGGGAGATTCAAAAGAGTAAGGAAGAATCTCTTGCTGTTACAGGAAATCCCATTTTACAAAAGGTTGTAGAGGCTCTTTTAAATTTAGGGATTGATTATTCTACTGCTCAAGATTTGGCCCGTAAGATTGTCAAAAAGACTCAGGGTCAGGTAGATGATGCAGAAAAATTACAGCAAATATTAAAGGCTGAATTTGAAAATGTAATTAATGATATTGAACCTATTAAATTAGAAGATGATAAAACTAAGGTAGTAGCTATGGTAGGGCCAACTGGTGTAGGAAAGACTACAACTCTAGCTAAATTAGCTGCCAATTTTTCTTTATTGGAAGGAAAGAAAGTAGGTTTAGTTACAGCAGATACTTATCGGATTGCTGCTGTAGATCAACTAAAGACATATAGTGAGATTATCGATTTACCTTTAGAAGTTGCTTTTACCCCCCAAGAACTAACAACAGCTATTGATAAGTATCAAGGTTATGATTTAGTATTAGTTGATACAGCAGGTAGGAGCCAAAATAATCAAATGCATATTTCAGAATTAAAGAGTTTTATTAAAAAGAGTGAAATAGATGAAGTTTATTTAGTTTTAAGTGCAACCACTAAAACTAGTGATTTAAAGAAGATTATTAAGGTGTATACAGAGTTAGAGATTAATAAATTGATTTTAACCAAATTAGATGAAACTGATTCCTTAGGCATTGTCTTTGAAGCTGCTTTAGAAGCTAATAAACCTCTTTCTTATGTAACTGTAGGCCAAGACGTTCCAGAAGATATTAAGTTACCTGAGTCTAAAGAATTAATTGATGATATCTTAGAGGGGTTAGACTTATGA
- a CDS encoding MinD/ParA family protein gives MKDQAEKLRNLVKSKKQKEKKEKQVKKETRDRNSASIYAVTSGKGGVGKSNFVANLALGLQQEGKKVIVFDADLGLANLDVILGVTPNYNLNHVISGTKSLEEIIIAGPEGLALIPGGSGIEDLANLSQYQINNLIDHWHKIENKYDIILIDTGAGLSNSVLDFVLAADEVIVISTPEPTSVTDAYGVIKVINTHDADAKIKLVINQVDSRNEGERIGRRLSNTAKEFLNQEIDFLGELPTDKAVVKAVKKRRPFLLEYPHAKIAKSINQIVLELLDKEPKKSQGITGFFSDLLSFN, from the coding sequence ATGAAAGATCAAGCAGAAAAGCTAAGAAATTTAGTTAAGAGTAAGAAACAGAAGGAAAAAAAAGAAAAGCAAGTTAAAAAAGAGACTAGGGATCGGAATTCAGCTTCTATCTATGCTGTGACAAGTGGTAAAGGTGGAGTGGGAAAGTCTAATTTTGTAGCTAACTTGGCCCTAGGGTTACAACAGGAAGGAAAAAAGGTGATAGTCTTTGATGCTGATTTAGGATTAGCTAATCTGGATGTTATTTTAGGAGTTACTCCTAATTATAATCTAAATCATGTTATAAGTGGAACAAAGAGTTTAGAAGAAATTATTATAGCAGGTCCAGAAGGGTTAGCTTTAATTCCTGGTGGTTCTGGCATTGAAGACTTAGCTAATTTATCCCAATATCAAATAAATAATTTAATAGATCATTGGCATAAAATAGAAAATAAATATGATATAATATTAATTGATACAGGAGCAGGTTTATCTAATAGTGTACTTGATTTTGTCTTAGCTGCTGATGAAGTAATTGTTATTTCAACACCTGAGCCCACATCAGTTACAGATGCTTATGGAGTTATAAAAGTAATTAATACCCATGATGCAGATGCTAAAATAAAATTAGTTATTAATCAGGTAGATAGTCGCAATGAAGGAGAACGAATTGGAAGACGGTTATCTAATACAGCCAAAGAATTTTTAAATCAAGAGATTGATTTTTTGGGTGAATTACCGACAGATAAGGCAGTAGTTAAAGCAGTTAAGAAACGAAGGCCATTTCTTTTAGAATACCCCCATGCTAAGATTGCAAAGAGCATTAATCAAATAGTATTAGAATTACTAGATAAAGAACCCAAGAAATCTCAAGGGATTACTGGATTTTTTAGTGATTTATTAAGTTTTAATTAA
- a CDS encoding flagellar brake protein, which translates to MREGRVIKKFDVSKKLEVNQQVECELLGGKYEGEYSIKVADISDDQNFIVNAPYIKGHPIKLAVNTRFNIKLKDDNGIYILPVKVTGRQFDATELLSVKLREPVTKIQERQFFRLEVYKNLNYRLIANNQEDLEAKGGIDEIIAGEVNELPAFDKEGKVRDMSAGGLKLFTAERLGLNQIIEIEINFINASFNTVCGEVVRVDKQDAETEEIYEVGIEFIECRRRQRDQITKWLFDKQRELRQKGLL; encoded by the coding sequence ATGAGAGAAGGTAGAGTTATTAAAAAATTTGATGTGAGTAAAAAGTTAGAGGTTAACCAGCAAGTAGAGTGTGAATTGTTAGGTGGTAAGTATGAAGGAGAATACTCTATTAAAGTAGCTGATATAAGTGATGATCAAAATTTTATAGTTAATGCTCCTTATATTAAAGGACATCCAATTAAATTAGCCGTTAATACAAGATTTAACATTAAGTTAAAGGATGATAATGGGATTTATATATTGCCAGTCAAGGTAACTGGTAGGCAGTTTGATGCTACAGAATTATTATCTGTAAAGTTACGAGAACCGGTTACTAAAATTCAGGAACGCCAGTTTTTTAGACTAGAGGTCTATAAGAATTTAAATTATAGGTTAATAGCTAATAATCAAGAGGATTTAGAAGCTAAAGGAGGTATAGATGAAATTATTGCAGGGGAGGTTAATGAATTACCTGCATTTGATAAAGAAGGAAAGGTAAGGGATATGAGTGCTGGTGGTTTGAAATTATTTACTGCTGAAAGGTTAGGGCTAAATCAAATAATAGAGATTGAGATTAATTTTATTAATGCTTCTTTTAATACAGTGTGTGGAGAAGTAGTCAGGGTAGATAAACAGGATGCAGAGACAGAAGAAATCTATGAGGTAGGGATAGAATTTATTGAATGTCGCCGAAGACAAAGAGACCAAATTACTAAATGGTTATTTGATAAACAGAGAGAATTAAGACAAAAAGGACTTCTTTAG
- a CDS encoding chemotaxis protein CheC, whose translation MPLDDELSDLNPLELDALKEVASIGAGNAATSLSRMIDSKIEMSVPKVDILPVADVPEIIGGAEKLIAAVLVRIEGEINGGVLFTLDTASANLLIELLTGMDINIEEEMGELEASALKEIGNILTGANLNAFSKMLNIKIKPQVPALAYDMSGAILEVCFIELGQVGDYALVIETDFLSDLEEDINGNFFLIPNPDSLQVILNKLGVSDV comes from the coding sequence ATGCCATTGGATGATGAACTATCTGATTTAAATCCGTTAGAATTAGATGCATTAAAAGAGGTAGCAAGTATTGGGGCCGGAAATGCTGCTACCTCTTTATCTAGGATGATTGATAGTAAGATAGAAATGAGTGTTCCTAAAGTTGATATTTTACCAGTCGCTGATGTACCTGAGATAATTGGTGGAGCAGAGAAATTAATAGCAGCTGTTTTAGTTAGAATAGAAGGTGAGATAAATGGTGGGGTTTTATTTACTTTAGATACAGCAAGTGCTAATTTATTAATTGAGTTATTAACTGGGATGGATATTAATATTGAAGAGGAGATGGGAGAATTAGAAGCTTCAGCTCTAAAAGAAATAGGTAATATCTTAACCGGGGCCAACCTTAATGCTTTTTCCAAAATGTTAAATATTAAAATCAAACCCCAAGTTCCTGCTTTAGCTTATGATATGTCAGGAGCGATTTTAGAAGTTTGTTTTATAGAATTAGGTCAAGTTGGTGATTACGCTTTAGTAATTGAGACAGATTTTTTAAGTGACCTAGAAGAAGATATTAATGGAAACTTCTTTTTAATTCCTAATCCGGACTCTTTACAAGTTATCTTAAATAAACTTGGTGTATCAGATGTCTAA